TGCAAGAACCAAAGCTTCTATTAGTTGATGAGCCAGTTGCTGGTATGACTCCTCAAGAAGTTGAAAATACTGCACAAATTTTAACTGATTTATCAAAAGAAAATGCAGTTGTAGTAGTTGAACATGATATGGAATTTATCAGAAGTATTGCAAAAAAAGTTACTGTTTTACACGAAGGTTCAGTTCTTGCAGAAGGTACAATGGATGCAATACAAAACAATGAAAAAGTGCGAAAAGTATATTTAGGTGAGTAAAACTCAAATATAAAGACAAACTTATTTGCCCCTTTAGGGTTTTGTTCACTTTTAACAATTTTTTATAAATTGTGCTAAAAGTGTTATAGAGGAAAGGTCCCTATTAAATTGGGACAATTTAAGAGGAATAAATTATGTTAAAAATTGAAAAAGTAAATCAATATTATGGACAAAGTCATACTCTTTGGGATTTAGATTTAGAGATTAAAAAGGGGAGATGTACTTGTATTATGGGAAGAAATGGAGTTGGTAAAACTACATTAAGTAAAGTTATTATGGGACTTCTTCCAATAAAAGATGGTCAACTTTTATATAATGGAAAAGATATTTCTAAATTAAGTGATTATAAAAGAGCAGGTATTGCTATTGGGTATGTTCCTCAAGGAAGAGAGATTTTTTCTCAACTTACAGTTAGAGAAAATTTAGAAGTTGGTGTTTTATCAAATAGAAATAAAATAACAAAAATCCCTGAAAAAATATATGATTTATTTCCTGTTTTAAAAGAGATGGAAAAAAGAAAAGGTGGGGATTTAAGTGGAGGTCAACAACAACAATTAGCAATTGCAAGAGCACTTTGTATTGACCCAGAGTTTTTAATACTTGATGAACCAAGTGAAGGGATTCAGCCAAATATTGTCGCACAAATTGGGGAAGTAATTGATTATTTGACAAAAGAGGAAAATATTACTGTTATGTTAGTTGAACAAAAACTTCCTTTTGCAAGAAAACATGGAGATGATTTTTATGTTATTGACAGAGGAAGTGTTGTAGCAAATGGAGAAATAAACCAGTTGAGTGATGATATAATTAAACAACATCTATCAGTTTAGGAGAATTATGAGTATTAAATTTCATTTTAAAGATGATAAGTTTAATTTAGACAAACAGCGTTTACCTTCAAGACATTACTATTTCAATGAAGATGAAAATTATATAAAATTATTAAATATAGGTGAGGGAATTTTTCCAAAAGATAGAATAAAAACATCTTTTAGACTTGATAACTCATCTTTAGTTTTAACTACTGAGTCTGCAACTAAAATTTACTCTTCAAAAAAAGAGTATGGAATAAATAGCTTAAATATAAAATTAGAAAATTCAAATTTAGAGTTTATAAATGATGAATTGATTCTATATAAAGATTCAAAATATATTCAAACATTTAGATTAGTTTTTGATGAAAAATCTACATTTTTTTATACAGATATCTTAAGTAGAGGAAGAAGCTTTGAAGATTTTGATTTCACTTCTATGCTTATAAAAAATTCATTTTATGAAAATAAGAAATTAGAATATATAGAAAAATTTGATATTTCAGGTGATGAATTAAAAGATTATATTTTTAGAAAAAGTACAAAAAATCATCTATTTGCTAAAATTTATATAAAAACTAACCATAATGATTACTTTTTAGACACATTACATCTAGAAGAATTTGAAAGTTTTTCTTATAGTAATGATAAGAAAATAATTATAGGTTCGATTAGTAGTGATTCAATGTCAGAACTAAAAAAGAAAATTAATTATATTTGGGAACTTTATAGAAAACAATTAAATAAAAAAAGATTTATTTTAGGAAAACAGTAAAAAAAAGGGAGGCTATTTTAATGTTTTTGACAAATCGTGAGCAAGAGAAACTACTTATTTATACAGCGTCAAAGTTAGCACTAGAAAGAAAGCAAAGAGGATTAAAACTTA
The window above is part of the Arcobacter sp. CECT 8986 genome. Proteins encoded here:
- the urtE gene encoding urea ABC transporter ATP-binding subunit UrtE, whose amino-acid sequence is MLKIEKVNQYYGQSHTLWDLDLEIKKGRCTCIMGRNGVGKTTLSKVIMGLLPIKDGQLLYNGKDISKLSDYKRAGIAIGYVPQGREIFSQLTVRENLEVGVLSNRNKITKIPEKIYDLFPVLKEMEKRKGGDLSGGQQQQLAIARALCIDPEFLILDEPSEGIQPNIVAQIGEVIDYLTKEENITVMLVEQKLPFARKHGDDFYVIDRGSVVANGEINQLSDDIIKQHLSV
- a CDS encoding urease accessory protein UreD, with the translated sequence MSIKFHFKDDKFNLDKQRLPSRHYYFNEDENYIKLLNIGEGIFPKDRIKTSFRLDNSSLVLTTESATKIYSSKKEYGINSLNIKLENSNLEFINDELILYKDSKYIQTFRLVFDEKSTFFYTDILSRGRSFEDFDFTSMLIKNSFYENKKLEYIEKFDISGDELKDYIFRKSTKNHLFAKIYIKTNHNDYFLDTLHLEEFESFSYSNDKKIIIGSISSDSMSELKKKINYIWELYRKQLNKKRFILGKQ